Within the Miscanthus floridulus cultivar M001 chromosome 17, ASM1932011v1, whole genome shotgun sequence genome, the region CAGCACATGGCTGCAATTGCACACAACCTCACCAAACGGCGTGGCCGTTCGTTCCGCTCACCCAATCCAAAGCGGAGCAAGAACAACTCAGTCCATCAAGGAGAAGTAGAAGAAGAGGGCGTCTCGATCATGCTGGTCTAGTTGCGCAGTGTCCAACTAGTTGTAGGGGCCTCGGAGTAATTAGTACTGTAGCATCCGAACACCACGCGTACCTGGAGTATCGAGTATCTACAGGACACTTGCGCATGTGCATACGCGCAGGATTTTAGGAGGATAAGCATTAAAGGCAGGCAGCGTACGGAACTAGAGCTACTCGCCGATACTCCCAATAAGTGCAGCTGTATCTTTCGTAAATGGTAGTAAGCAGTGGTCGTTTGAATTAGCGAGAGATTATAGTATTGAACACCTATTTGTGGGAAATTGACCATTTTGGAGGTACTAGTACAAATGCTGCCGCCAAACTCTGCTGCCCGCCACCGCCCACCAGCCTCAGCAAACCTATTTGGAAGAGGACCCAGCTGAAAAATCGTATAGAAAATCCAGGGACTGAcgtggtgtttaaattcaggcTCTAAAGTATAGAGATATCATATCAGGTGTCACATGAAGGTGTCGTATagggtgttcggatattaataaaaaaacaaattacataatctgcCGGTAAtctacgagacaaatttattaagtctaattaatccatcattagcatatgttgactgtagcacaacattgtcaaatcatgacctAGTTAGACTTaaaaatttgtctcgtaaattgaTCACAATccgtacaattagttatttttttagtctatatttaatactctatgcatgtgtcacaCATCTGACATGATAAAGAGGCAGATAGGAAGTAAACTTTAGGGAcagcggcggatccagaaaatattttaggggggctgaacaacactgctgctcgatcttaagtctcagtccccctacactatagaaatTTGTCTAAAAATTCATAGGAGCTCCACAGAAGGTTCCACTGTTCCGATATagataggggggcttgagccccccgccccatcgttggatccgcccctgttTAGGGAGAGGATCTAACAAGGCCTTAAATCTGGAGAGAATCTTCCGGTTCATCTGAAATTCCGGCGTCGGCCGTATTATATGTAGTCATGGGTAGCACATAGTTCTGGCAGTGGAGTACAGTAGCAGTACCATGCTGTCTACTACTAATACATACTCCTACCGATCGATGAGTTGATCACACTTAGTCAATGACACCAGTACAGTAGATGGATTGGAACAGCTAATTTTGTGCGAGGCGTGAGCTAGCCCGACCAGGCGGGCCTCAGCACCCAGGCCCGTGACGTGCACAGGCGAGTGTCCGGTTGgtatggattatttactgttcatGATGACAGTTCATGTTGAAAAATAATGTTcatgctgaaatattgtgagagaaaagcactgcttccggctaaaaaaataagccgaaccaGCCGAACAGCCGAACACAGCCGGCGCACCCTGCTTGATTATATGCATGCTCCCTGTCCCCGTACGCACACGGCTATTAATTGTAGTACTATACTAGGAGTATTAATTAGCGTGGCTCCTAAGCACTCGACTAACAAGTTAACTAACTACACTCGATCGTTGTCATCACTACCCTACCTACATGATTGCCAAGACCAACCACTTGCGGACGTGGCTCCAAAACTTTTTATTAGTAGTAGTATACCCTTGCAATGCAACGATAATTGATCCACGCGTATTAGCGTATTTGCATGGCATGGCAACATGGGATCCGTCGTCGTCGAGTCAAGTGGCGATGGATGTTGCTTCGAGGCTTGGGGCAACCTTTATTAGCATTGCTTGCACACAACACCTCATCAtgccatgcatcatgcatgcgaCCCGTGCCGGGCGTCGCTGTTGCTAGCTAGCAGCAGTACTATCATGATGAACGAACGGTGTTGTTGTTTAATTAATCCTCTCCGATCCGGCCGGGCAGCTCGATCGATCTGTGACAAGATCCGGTGCCCAAATCTTTGCATGCACGCAAGTGGTCACCAGTCATGTTCCCGCCCGGCTACTGATGCTATCTACGAGTAGTTGATACAGCTATCGGCCACGATCGATTTCCATTGTTTTTTCATTTCAtagatttttataaataaaacttTGCCATGATCGCATCACATCATGTGCGACGGTGCGAGGCCTCGACACGAACCGCCAGCTAATTAGATTGGCTCTTCTctaaccaaaaaaagaaaaaaaatctgcaTGCAGGGGTTCGCATCATCGCGCGGCGCCCATGTGCCGTCGCAGCAGCAGGATTGGGGCGCGTCGTCGTTGCTGGCGCCACCGGCCTACGCGTTGTACCACCACGGCGCCAGCTacggcggggcggcggcggcgtggcagcAGCTGCAGCAGTGCGGCAGCAAGGGCACCGGCGTGTTCATCCCGCGGTCCACGCCCGGGTCCGCGCACCCCAAGAAGAAGGGCAAGAACAggggcgccgccgctgccgccaaggccgccgcccgccgcgcgGGCGGCGCAGGCAGCCGGGCCGCCAGTCAAGAAGCGCGTCTGATTTCGACTTCTCGACCGTGAATGAACcagaaaaaaaaaagggaaaaatgAGGGCaaaaaaagcactactactaactCCAGATGCAGTGCAACAACGTAACGAAGTGCTCGCCGGAATCAGCTGGATTAGCTTAATctgtttaattaattaattaattctcaGTATTATTACTGCTGTTATTCTTATATATGGTAAATAATAAAACCATTGCGACTCCCCTGGGTTAAAAATGTATAATGTGAGCCCCAGGGGAGGACTGTGGGCTGCTGAGGCACCACCACACGAATAATCTGTGTGTGTATAGTAAGCTAGTGGTTGGTGGTGCCGCAGTTTTCTTCTTGGCTGAGTCAATTTATtaattattttttgtattttccTTTCTT harbors:
- the LOC136518047 gene encoding uncharacterized protein, whose product is MEVETMMEDDVFFAELSKRISLLITDDDEGGADLAAAAQFIPASAAAAPLPGFASSRGAHVPSQQQDWGASSLLAPPAYALYHHGASYGGAAAAWQQLQQCGSKGTGVFIPRSTPGSAHPKKKGKNRGAAAAAKAAARRAGGAGSRAASQEARLISTSRP